CAAATTCAATATCATGAAGTTGGAAGAGATCCAAATAATCTGTTTTGAGTCGAATCAGTGACTCATCGATACTTTGTAGGATTCTCTTTCTAGAAAAGTCAAATTCCTGGAGATCGTAACGCCCACATTTACTAGCCAAAATGAGGTCTTTTCGTTTTCCTTCGATGGCTTTTCCCAATCGACTTTCAGCGAGCGTCAATCCGTAAAAAGGTGAAACATCAAAGAAATTAACCCCGTGGTCTATTGCTAGATGTGCTGCAGCTATTGCTTCTTTTTCGTCCACAGGATCAAAGACATTGCCCATCGGAGAAGCTCCAAAGCCTAAGATTGAAACCTCTAATTCTGTTTTGCCGAGTCTTCGGTAGTGCATGATGAAATCAGGATTTGGGCTAAACGATTATTTCAAACCAAATTAAAAGAATTTCGCAAAGTAGGTGTCCTGAATCGGATGGAGGAGTGAAAGTTCAGGTTGAATTGAATAAAAAAAGGGGAATTACTCCCCTTTGACATAGTTTCTCCAGTTGTGCTGTTCCTTGAAGCCCAGAACTTCTCGAATCTTTTTATTTGAAAATAACGCCTCATGCTCTTCTAATTCCCGGGTGAGCGGTACCCCGGGGAAAAAGCGATCCGCCAGTTCTTTACTTGGAATTATGGCTCCATTATGGTCATTTCCTGCATTGAATACCTGATAACCTAAGCCATCTTTTTGCAAACAGAGATCAACGATTTGTCCCAAATCCCTTGCGTCAATATAGCAGAAGGCATTGCGACGACGCACTTCCGGATGCTGGAAATAATAAGGGAATAGGGTCTCGTATTCATGAGGTTCGATTACATTTCCGATTCGTAGTGCATAGATATCGACTCCAGTTCTGCGTTGAAAAGCTCTGGCGGTTTGTTCATTTACAACTTTGGAAAGCCCATAGCTATCCATCGGATTTACATCGTATTCTTCATCTAAGGGAAGATAAGCTGGGTCAGTTTTTCCATCCGAAAAGCAGACACCATAAGTGGTTTCAGAGGAAGCGATGATGATTTTTTTGATGCCAAGTTTGACTGCTGCTTCGATGACATTGTAGGTGCCTACAGTGTTCACTCGGAAGGTTTCATTGTCGGGTTTGATCAGGATTCGGGGAACCGCTGCAAAGTGGACTACCGCATCAAATTTGGGTACTCCAGTCCCTGGCTCCATTTCGTCAAAGCCTGCATACATGCTCATGGCATTAAACATCTGTCCAGAATCAGTGATGTCTGCCGTCAGATTATCCACTCCTGGATGATTGAGAGGAGTTAGGTCCACATTCATGACCCGATGACCTTGATCAAGCAAGTAAGGGATGACGTGCTTTCCGGCTTTTCCGGAGCCCCCGGTGAAGAATATTCTCATGGCTATTTTGGATTTTTAGTTCTTGAAATAGGAAATCAATCGTCTTGAAAGTTCCGATTCAATGACGCTCTAATCTAGCGGATACAGCTAAAAAAACTTGTTGAACTTGGATCAAAATTTCGAATCCATACGGATAATTGTAGGTTTGATTCAAGCTTTCCTCGTTGGAATTTGGAGGGTTATGAGTTGATCTTAGGCTTGGGAATAGAGATGTAAAAAATGCTGCCTTTGCCTGGAGTGGAATCGACCCAGATTTTTCCATTCATCAACTTGACCATTTCTTTACAAATCGAAAGCCCTAAACCGAGGCCAGAGTGAGCTTTGTTGATGGGAGACTCGCCTTGTAGAAATCGATCAAAAATTTTGGTTTGAAACTCTTTTTCAATCCCGATTCCGCTATCCTTTACAAAAAACAAGGTGCTATCGGGTTGATGAGAATAGCCAAATTCGACGGTACCGTGCGGCGTGAATTTGATGGCATTTGTAATCAGTTTGCTGAGGATTTTGAGCAGTTTTTCTTCATCCATTTCAGTGGTTAATGCTGATTCACTGGATTCCTTATAGACAATGAGGGCTACTTTCTTGGCACTGGCATCTCTTTCAAATCTCTCATAGAGGGTGTCCATTAATTCATTCAAGGAGAATGAATTGACACGGTGAACCTCCTGATTAGTGTCTAAAAGTGAGATTGAAACCAAGTCTGAGAGCAGGCCGATTAGGTTTTTGGTGCTTTCCTGAATGGTCTTGATAAACTCCTTTTGCTTAGTTTCAGAAATCCCAGGGGTATCCAATAAATTGGAAAACCCTGAAATCAAATTCAAAGGCGTCCGAAGTTCGTGAGAAAGATTCTGTAAAAAGGCTGACTTTAATTTGTTAGCAACCTCAGCATCCTCTTTTGCTTCAATAAGTTTTCGCTCAAATTCCTTCCGATAGGTGATATCCCGAACAAAAACGATCGCCCCAGGCTCTCCCTCATAGTCAATTGGGATGCCTGAAGTCTCGACGTCAATTTGAGTTCCATCCATTCGAATCATCTTTAGCTCTCTTCGAGTCTGTGAATGTTTATTGACATTCAAGTTTTGAATCCTGGTGGAAACAACATCTCTAAGATCGGGATGGATCCGGCTTAATATTGAAGTTC
Above is a window of Algoriphagus sanaruensis DNA encoding:
- a CDS encoding NAD-dependent epimerase/dehydratase family protein; this translates as MRIFFTGGSGKAGKHVIPYLLDQGHRVMNVDLTPLNHPGVDNLTADITDSGQMFNAMSMYAGFDEMEPGTGVPKFDAVVHFAAVPRILIKPDNETFRVNTVGTYNVIEAAVKLGIKKIIIASSETTYGVCFSDGKTDPAYLPLDEEYDVNPMDSYGLSKVVNEQTARAFQRRTGVDIYALRIGNVIEPHEYETLFPYYFQHPEVRRRNAFCYIDARDLGQIVDLCLQKDGLGYQVFNAGNDHNGAIIPSKELADRFFPGVPLTRELEEHEALFSNKKIREVLGFKEQHNWRNYVKGE
- a CDS encoding sensor histidine kinase, with amino-acid sequence MKSEDSLFSALDQSKVYLRVFDNLPLPALLIHETSGKIIAANEEWLSLQEISDFATIQKKTLEEVGFLEFPKELILEALQEEGNPKNIFLKLNSKKKQELFLLGFFTFIQVDNQEFILATFKDITARILQENESEKIISKLVSKEKELEQQNASLSNTISELKYLLKESEIHENQFRTLIEHAPDPIFIQTGLKFKYINAKGCELFGIDSSDKILGTSILSRIHPDLRDVVSTRIQNLNVNKHSQTRRELKMIRMDGTQIDVETSGIPIDYEGEPGAIVFVRDITYRKEFERKLIEAKEDAEVANKLKSAFLQNLSHELRTPLNLISGFSNLLDTPGISETKQKEFIKTIQESTKNLIGLLSDLVSISLLDTNQEVHRVNSFSLNELMDTLYERFERDASAKKVALIVYKESSESALTTEMDEEKLLKILSKLITNAIKFTPHGTVEFGYSHQPDSTLFFVKDSGIGIEKEFQTKIFDRFLQGESPINKAHSGLGLGLSICKEMVKLMNGKIWVDSTPGKGSIFYISIPKPKINS